In Panacibacter ginsenosidivorans, the following proteins share a genomic window:
- the pruA gene encoding L-glutamate gamma-semialdehyde dehydrogenase, which produces MNLGYFSYPLPANEPVLQYAPGSPEKAALKKTLAELKKKPIEVPMYIGGKTVKSGNKISMHPPHEIAHTLGYFHLGDEKHVKQAIDAALKAKQAWADMPWEDRAHIFLKAADLMATKYRTYMNGTTMLGQSKNAYQAEIDSACEIIDFLRFNVHYLSEIYKQQPISSPGVHNRMEWRPLEGFVLAITPFNFTAIAGNLPTSAAMCGNVVVWKPANTQVYAAQMIMRILKEAGLPDGVINLIYVDGPTLGSVCFAHPDFAGVHFTGSTGVFNQMWKTIGENVAKYKSYPRIVGETGGKDFVMVHKSADPDVVVTALARGAFEYQGQKCSAASRAYIPSNIAEEVKEKLVAEIGTMRMGTVEDFSNFINAVIDEKSFDKIAAYIAAAKKDKKAKILVGGKCDKTEGYFIEPTVIEAKDPKYVTMCEEIFGPVLTIYVYDAEKFEETMAILDGTSPYALTGSILAQDRDAVVLATAKLRNAAGNFYINDKPTGAVVGQQPFGGARASGTNDKAGSMINLYRWLSARTIKETYNPPTDYRYAFLKES; this is translated from the coding sequence ATGAACCTTGGATATTTCTCTTACCCGCTTCCTGCAAACGAGCCTGTATTGCAGTATGCACCGGGCTCACCGGAGAAAGCGGCGCTCAAAAAAACACTGGCAGAATTAAAGAAGAAACCGATAGAAGTGCCCATGTATATTGGCGGCAAGACTGTAAAAAGTGGCAATAAAATAAGCATGCACCCACCGCATGAAATTGCGCATACGCTTGGCTATTTTCATTTAGGTGATGAGAAACATGTGAAGCAGGCAATTGATGCCGCATTAAAAGCAAAACAAGCGTGGGCTGATATGCCCTGGGAAGACAGGGCGCATATATTTTTGAAAGCCGCTGACCTGATGGCTACAAAATATCGCACTTACATGAATGGCACAACCATGCTTGGTCAGAGTAAAAATGCATACCAGGCCGAGATAGACAGTGCATGCGAGATCATAGATTTTCTTCGTTTCAATGTGCATTATTTAAGCGAGATATATAAACAACAGCCGATCTCTTCCCCCGGCGTTCACAACAGGATGGAGTGGAGACCGCTTGAAGGTTTTGTATTAGCAATAACGCCTTTCAACTTTACTGCTATTGCGGGCAACTTACCAACAAGTGCTGCTATGTGTGGTAATGTAGTTGTATGGAAACCAGCTAATACGCAGGTGTATGCAGCGCAGATGATTATGCGCATTTTAAAAGAAGCAGGTTTGCCGGATGGTGTTATCAATCTTATTTACGTTGATGGACCAACACTTGGCAGCGTTTGTTTTGCACATCCTGATTTTGCAGGGGTACATTTTACAGGATCAACAGGTGTGTTCAATCAAATGTGGAAGACGATTGGAGAGAATGTAGCAAAATATAAATCTTATCCACGCATTGTTGGTGAAACAGGCGGTAAAGATTTTGTGATGGTACATAAAAGTGCAGACCCGGATGTTGTGGTTACAGCATTGGCACGTGGCGCTTTCGAATACCAGGGACAAAAATGTTCTGCTGCATCAAGAGCATATATACCTTCTAACATTGCAGAAGAAGTAAAAGAAAAGTTAGTTGCAGAAATTGGGACAATGAGAATGGGAACTGTGGAAGATTTCAGCAACTTTATCAATGCCGTTATAGATGAAAAAAGTTTTGATAAAATAGCTGCATACATCGCTGCTGCAAAAAAAGACAAGAAAGCAAAAATTTTAGTGGGTGGTAAATGCGACAAAACGGAAGGATATTTTATTGAACCAACCGTTATTGAAGCAAAAGATCCAAAGTATGTAACTATGTGCGAAGAGATCTTTGGACCTGTACTTACGATCTATGTTTACGATGCAGAAAAGTTTGAAGAGACAATGGCAATCCTTGACGGCACTTCTCCTTATGCACTTACTGGTTCTATTCTTGCACAAGACAGAGATGCTGTAGTGTTGGCTACAGCTAAGTTGCGCAATGCCGCAGGTAATTTTTATATCAATGATAAACCAACAGGCGCAGTAGTTGGTCAGCAGCCATTTGGCGGCGCAAGAGCAAGCGGAACAAATGATAAAGCTGGTAGCATGATCAATTTGTATCGTTGGTTAAGTGCAAGAACGATAAAAGAAACTTATAATCCGCCAACAGATTACAGGTATGCGTTTTTGAAAGAATCGTAG
- a CDS encoding 2-C-methyl-D-erythritol 4-phosphate cytidylyltransferase, translated as MKKYAVIVAGGSGTRMGNVIPKQFLLLKGKPVLWYTMDSFLRAYDDMHIILVLPKDHLKKGEKIINQLNAEGKVSMVEGGNTRFDSVKEGLKKVENEAVVFVHDGVRCLISVPLIRRCYNQTIEKGSAVPAVAATDSIRIVKNGSHYISDRQQVRIIQTPQTFLSNIILPAFEQAYSDDFTDEATVVEAFGSPVYLTDGEYDNIKITRPIDLLIAERIIEDRSAF; from the coding sequence ATGAAAAAATATGCGGTGATCGTTGCGGGCGGCTCTGGAACAAGAATGGGCAATGTTATTCCCAAACAGTTTTTATTGCTAAAAGGTAAGCCGGTACTTTGGTACACCATGGATTCTTTTTTGCGTGCTTATGATGATATGCATATTATTCTTGTGTTGCCAAAAGATCATTTGAAGAAAGGTGAAAAGATCATCAATCAATTGAATGCCGAAGGAAAGGTTTCGATGGTAGAAGGCGGCAATACACGTTTTGATTCCGTAAAAGAAGGATTAAAAAAAGTGGAAAACGAGGCTGTTGTTTTTGTGCATGATGGAGTGCGTTGTTTGATAAGTGTTCCGTTGATAAGGCGTTGCTATAACCAAACTATTGAAAAAGGAAGTGCAGTGCCTGCAGTAGCAGCAACAGATTCAATTCGCATTGTAAAAAATGGCTCGCATTATATTAGCGACAGGCAACAGGTGCGCATTATTCAAACGCCACAAACATTTTTAAGTAATATTATTTTGCCCGCGTTTGAACAGGCATACAGCGATGATTTTACTGATGAAGCAACTGTTGTGGAAGCCTTTGGTTCGCCTGTGTACTTAACGGATGGTGAGTATGATAATATAAAGATCACAAGGCCTATTGATCTGTTGATCGCAGAAAGAATTATTGAAGACAGGTCTGCGTTTTAA